One genomic region from Sphingobacterium sp. UGAL515B_05 encodes:
- a CDS encoding YggS family pyridoxal phosphate-dependent enzyme, with protein MSIASNLEALRLETEAVGVQLVAVSKTKSNSDIMEAYEAGQRIFGENHVQELVEKAELLPKDIQWHMIGHLQTNKVKYISPFISLIESVDSLKLLKEINKHAQKSKRTIDCLLQVYIAEEETKFGFDHAELIELLRDDEFLELKNVRVCGLMGIASNTDSQKVVKAEFYELKMLFNGIKASFYRKDEHFSILSMGMSSDYKLAIEEGSTMVRIGSTIFGKRVIKHFKNND; from the coding sequence ATGAGCATTGCTAGTAATTTAGAAGCGTTAAGATTGGAAACTGAGGCAGTTGGTGTACAACTTGTCGCCGTTTCAAAGACAAAATCCAATTCAGACATCATGGAAGCCTATGAGGCAGGACAACGTATTTTTGGTGAAAATCATGTTCAAGAGTTGGTTGAAAAGGCAGAACTTCTACCCAAAGATATTCAATGGCATATGATTGGTCATCTTCAGACAAATAAGGTGAAATATATCTCTCCATTCATTAGCCTAATTGAATCTGTTGATTCATTAAAATTACTGAAGGAAATTAACAAACACGCCCAAAAATCAAAACGAACAATAGATTGCCTTTTACAAGTTTATATCGCCGAAGAAGAGACAAAGTTCGGTTTTGATCATGCCGAGTTAATCGAACTTCTCCGAGATGATGAATTTCTTGAGTTGAAAAATGTCCGTGTATGCGGTTTGATGGGGATTGCCTCCAATACGGATAGCCAAAAAGTAGTAAAAGCTGAATTCTATGAACTTAAAATGTTGTTTAATGGGATCAAAGCAAGTTTCTACAGAAAAGACGAGCATTTCAGCATTCTTTCTATGGGCATGTCCTCCGACTATAAATTGGCTATCGAAGAAGGTTCGACGATGGTACGTATAGGAAGTACAATCTTTGGAAAAAGAGTAATTAAACACTTTAAAAACAATGACTAA
- a CDS encoding GNAT family N-acetyltransferase, with translation MTKPIIREAIKSDCPRMLELINELAIFEKAPHEVTVSLSEFEDAGFGKSPVWGAFVAELKGEIVGISLYYTRYSTWKGRRLYLEDLIVTENMRGLGIGKLLFDKTLAYGRQCGYHGMVWQVLDWNEPAIKFYEKYKADFDAGWINVSITY, from the coding sequence ATGACTAAACCGATTATAAGAGAGGCAATTAAATCTGACTGCCCACGAATGCTCGAATTGATTAATGAGCTGGCAATCTTCGAAAAAGCACCCCATGAGGTAACAGTCTCCCTTTCGGAATTTGAAGATGCGGGATTTGGAAAAAGTCCCGTTTGGGGTGCATTTGTCGCTGAGCTGAAGGGTGAAATTGTCGGAATTTCATTATATTATACAAGATATTCAACCTGGAAAGGTCGAAGACTCTATTTGGAAGATCTAATCGTCACAGAAAATATGCGCGGATTAGGAATTGGAAAACTACTTTTTGACAAGACTCTGGCCTATGGCAGACAATGCGGTTATCATGGCATGGTATGGCAGGTATTAGACTGGAATGAACCGGCCATTAAGTTTTATGAAAAATATAAAGCGGACTTTGATGCGGGATGGATCAATGTATCAATTACTTATTAA
- a CDS encoding DUF3298 and DUF4163 domain-containing protein: MRFYFSLKILVIGMLLNACNGQNTPPIAGRNADTLVYNRKIIDEHSNYFLKDDNRLDTTYFRAKYPVFQEDKINKLIANIVHLEGDTSMQNAANRFINSYNEYVEDNSGKSTATWNRDLQIDVIANTAVFLGLRTKQEEYTGGAHGDHFTLYSNFDRQSNKPISIDDVIQKENKDKFVKIAEQYFRKQEGLSDDDSFNGKYFFEDGKFSLADNFTFEKDDILFYYNVYEIKSYAEGNTELRIPYTTFKHLISDKGLRYINSIN, encoded by the coding sequence ATGCGGTTTTATTTTTCCTTAAAAATTCTAGTTATCGGCATGTTGTTGAATGCCTGCAATGGCCAAAATACACCACCTATTGCCGGTCGAAATGCAGATACACTCGTCTATAATAGAAAAATTATAGATGAGCATAGTAATTATTTTCTAAAGGATGACAATCGATTGGATACAACATATTTTCGCGCAAAATACCCAGTATTTCAAGAAGATAAGATCAATAAGCTTATCGCAAATATTGTTCATCTCGAAGGCGACACGAGTATGCAAAATGCTGCCAATCGCTTTATCAATTCTTATAACGAATATGTGGAGGATAATAGTGGTAAATCCACTGCAACCTGGAATCGGGATTTACAGATCGATGTGATCGCCAATACCGCTGTTTTTCTGGGACTAAGAACAAAACAAGAAGAATACACCGGTGGTGCCCATGGAGATCACTTTACCCTTTATTCAAACTTTGATAGACAGTCAAACAAACCAATCTCGATTGATGATGTCATTCAGAAAGAGAATAAAGATAAATTTGTCAAAATCGCTGAGCAATATTTTCGCAAACAAGAAGGATTAAGTGATGATGACTCTTTCAACGGAAAGTATTTTTTTGAAGACGGTAAATTTTCGCTCGCAGATAATTTTACGTTTGAAAAGGACGATATCCTATTTTATTACAACGTATATGAGATCAAATCCTATGCGGAAGGAAATACAGAACTACGTATCCCCTACACGACATTCAAACATTTGATTTCGGACAAAGGATTACGTTATATCAATAGTATCAATTAG
- a CDS encoding aspartate kinase, with amino-acid sequence MQVFKFGGASVKDAESVRNSARIISKYKGEALLVVISAMGKTTNLLEKLTKEYFNNTGNQFQTLEEAKEFHFHILQELFPEAENPIFDEISNCFVEIEWILEEEPQDSYDYLFDQIVSMGELISTKIVAAYVAFIGEKVKWLDARDYIFTDNTYREAVVDWNKTEERIRTELPAILDDYIVITQGFLGSTSENFTTTLGREGSDYSAAIFASCLNAENVTIWKDVPGVLNADPKWFEKTELIPELSYTDAIELTYYGATVIHPKTIKPLQNKKIALNVRSFVDPDSPGTMIKSTNQTLPVPSFIFKVNQIFISISPRDFSFIVEDNLRDIFTLFYEHRIKINMMHNTAINFTVAVDDTGKNLVDLINELEQRFKVKYESGLELITIRYYNQETIDRVLVDKQVISELKDTYTCQLLVKKI; translated from the coding sequence ATGCAGGTTTTTAAATTTGGGGGTGCATCAGTAAAGGATGCGGAAAGTGTCAGAAATTCGGCGCGGATCATTTCAAAATACAAGGGCGAAGCCCTGTTGGTTGTTATATCCGCAATGGGAAAGACAACAAACCTTCTTGAAAAATTGACCAAAGAATATTTTAACAATACTGGAAATCAATTTCAGACGTTGGAGGAAGCCAAAGAATTTCACTTTCATATCCTTCAAGAATTATTCCCGGAGGCTGAAAACCCTATATTTGATGAGATTTCTAACTGTTTTGTGGAGATCGAGTGGATCCTGGAAGAAGAACCTCAAGATTCATATGACTATCTTTTCGATCAAATCGTATCGATGGGAGAACTTATCTCGACCAAAATTGTGGCGGCATATGTTGCTTTTATTGGTGAAAAGGTAAAGTGGCTAGATGCGCGCGACTATATATTCACCGACAATACCTATCGCGAAGCAGTTGTAGACTGGAATAAAACTGAGGAAAGAATTCGTACCGAACTGCCTGCAATACTTGATGATTATATCGTAATCACCCAGGGCTTTTTAGGCTCTACGTCTGAAAATTTCACGACAACCTTAGGGCGCGAAGGTTCTGATTATTCGGCCGCGATCTTTGCATCTTGCCTGAATGCCGAAAATGTAACAATCTGGAAAGATGTCCCCGGAGTCCTGAATGCCGACCCAAAATGGTTTGAGAAAACCGAACTGATTCCCGAGTTATCCTATACGGACGCCATTGAACTCACCTATTATGGTGCCACAGTCATTCATCCTAAAACCATTAAACCATTACAGAATAAGAAAATCGCATTGAACGTCCGTTCTTTTGTCGATCCCGATTCTCCAGGAACTATGATAAAAAGTACGAATCAGACTTTGCCTGTACCTTCTTTCATATTCAAGGTAAACCAAATTTTCATTTCAATCTCTCCAAGGGACTTCTCTTTTATTGTGGAAGATAATTTAAGAGACATCTTCACTCTATTCTATGAGCATCGTATCAAAATCAATATGATGCACAATACAGCTATCAATTTTACCGTTGCAGTAGATGATACCGGAAAAAACTTGGTAGACTTAATCAACGAGCTAGAACAACGATTTAAAGTCAAATATGAATCCGGACTCGAGCTTATTACAATCCGCTATTACAATCAAGAAACGATTGACCGCGTTTTAGTTGATAAGCAAGTCATTAGCGAACTAAAGGACACCTATACCTGTCAGCTTCTCGTAAAGAAAATATAA
- a CDS encoding THUMP-like domain-containing protein, which yields MNTLILQEEIQQFLARNAQESPTKIALKKSPFEGISSSELATQVDGKQRTSTKIPLWAKTPGIYFPAKLNLEQCSSEATGIFKSSLIKKGTHLVDATGGFGVDSFYFSKQAAKVTSCELNPELATITKHNATVLQADNLEIISVNGVDYVLNDPAKQFDYIYLDPSRRVQNKKVFLLDECEPNLVQLQDNFFQHSNTIISKLAPLLDISSAIQQLRHVKDVYVVSAQNDCKELIFVQEKNYEGNATVHAVRLFQGQQQVISFTYESERAIVNEYSEPLSYLYEPDVALSKAGAFKTVGQVFNVKKLHKNTHLYTSDQKIENFPGKTFLVTQIESFTDFKKNKKSLQSGIIAKNFPLKTEEIKKKFKIRDARDSFVFFTTTLNDQFSVIHTQRMLE from the coding sequence ATGAATACATTAATTCTTCAAGAGGAGATTCAACAGTTTTTAGCTAGAAACGCACAGGAGTCTCCTACTAAAATTGCATTAAAAAAATCTCCTTTTGAAGGAATTTCATCTTCCGAACTTGCGACACAAGTCGATGGGAAGCAACGGACAAGTACAAAAATCCCTTTATGGGCAAAAACACCGGGAATATATTTTCCCGCCAAACTCAACTTGGAACAATGTTCTTCTGAGGCAACAGGAATATTCAAAAGTTCACTGATCAAAAAAGGAACACATTTAGTTGATGCCACCGGCGGTTTTGGCGTAGATAGCTTTTACTTCTCAAAACAGGCAGCAAAGGTTACATCCTGTGAGCTAAACCCTGAATTAGCGACGATTACAAAACATAATGCCACTGTTTTACAAGCGGACAACCTTGAGATCATTTCAGTTAACGGCGTAGACTACGTACTCAACGATCCAGCTAAACAATTTGATTACATCTATTTAGATCCTTCCAGAAGAGTGCAAAACAAAAAGGTCTTTTTATTGGATGAATGTGAACCTAATTTAGTTCAATTACAGGATAATTTTTTTCAGCACAGCAATACCATTATCAGCAAACTTGCGCCACTATTGGATATATCTTCTGCAATACAACAGCTGCGACATGTGAAAGATGTTTATGTCGTATCGGCCCAAAATGATTGCAAGGAGCTTATTTTCGTACAAGAAAAAAATTATGAAGGTAATGCAACCGTTCATGCTGTCAGATTATTTCAAGGACAGCAACAGGTTATCTCCTTTACCTATGAAAGTGAGCGCGCTATCGTTAATGAATATAGTGAACCACTATCCTACTTATATGAACCAGATGTTGCTCTTTCCAAAGCGGGTGCCTTTAAAACTGTTGGCCAAGTTTTTAATGTTAAAAAATTACATAAAAACACACATCTCTACACTTCCGATCAAAAGATTGAAAATTTTCCCGGTAAAACATTCCTGGTAACACAGATAGAATCCTTTACTGATTTTAAGAAAAATAAGAAATCCTTACAATCAGGAATCATTGCCAAAAATTTCCCGCTCAAAACAGAAGAGATCAAAAAGAAATTTAAAATTAGGGATGCTAGAGACTCATTTGTATTTTTTACAACAACCCTAAATGATCAATTTAGTGTCATACATACACAGCGAATGTTAGAA